One part of the Solanum dulcamara chromosome 8, daSolDulc1.2, whole genome shotgun sequence genome encodes these proteins:
- the LOC129900618 gene encoding F-box/FBD/LRR-repeat protein At1g13570-like, with protein MMEQKGIEHSCPDVLSKLPHNVIDEILMRLPSRDAVCTSILSREWRKHWCRLPQLTLDSDFWKPKKDIEYITGDKKVWRATKDLTSNFTTTINNIITRHSGSITKFVLCIQYWKRCPRIDKLLDFLSRNSIQHLVLRLPRRFKMPSLLFACLKLRHLFLQNCLLLPPIAFKGFDRLISLELHYVTIYSKGLESLISNCLLLEQLVLKISDTLSDVIEINAPMLRSCDFKGDMTTICLKCVPRLAKLSLMYHRKDWKRFDVANFLTSNFFESCSVLEHLHLDYGVRLATGQEIPTKLPLDLMCVKHLCMCIYLDRDMILSALCLIRSFPFLRYLEIQMESNIDHTMSALDCLEVEAFSDVIFQHLTEVKLIEANGSLREMQIIKLLLAKSPVLVRMLIKPHSSLKKSAVFIRLAELTEFEPASPEAEVIFKLG; from the exons ATGATGGAACAAAAGGGCATAGAGCATTCTTGTCCTGATGTACTCAGCAAACTTCCTCATAATGTAATTGATGAGATTCTTATGCGTTTGCCTTCTCGAGATGCTGTGTGCACAAGCATTTTGTCCAGGGAATGGAGAAAACATTGGTGTAGACTTCCACAGTTGACGCTTGATTCTGACTTTTGGAAACCTAAAAAGGATATAGAATACATTACAGGTGATAAAAAAGTTTGGCGAGCTACTAAGGACCTTACGAGTAACTTTACAACGACTATCAACAACATTATCACTCGTCATTCAGGATCAATTACAAAGTTTGTACTTTGCATTCAGTATTGGAAAAGATGCCCTCGTATTGACAAGTTATTAGATTTCCTCTCTCGAAACAGCATTCAGCATCTTGTTCTTAGACTTCCAAGACGATTCAAAATGCCTTCTTTACTTTTCGCATGTCTGAAGTTGAGGCATCTGTTTCTCCAAAACTGTTTATTACTTCCTCCAATAGCCTTCAAAGGATTTGATAGGTTAATTAGCCTAGAGCTACATTATGTTACGATTTACTCCAAGGGGCTTGAAAGTTTAATTTCTAATTGCTTGTTGCTTGAGCAATTGGTGCTAAAGATCTCAGATACGTTAAGCGACGTCATTGAAATTAATGCTCCCATGCTGAGATCTTGTGACTTCAAGGGCGATATGACAACTATCTGCTTAAAATGTGTCCCTCGTTTGGCAAAACTCTCTCTCATGTATCATCGTAAGGACTGGAAAAGGTTTGATGTTGCAAATTTTTTAACATCAAACTTTTTTGAGTCTTGTTCTGTTCTTGAGCATCTTCACTTGGATTACGGG GTCCGCTTGGCTACAGGCCAAGAAATACCAACAAAGCTTCCCCTTGATCTGATGTGTGTCAAACATCTTTGCATGTGTATATATCTTGACAGGGATATGATTCTGTCTGCTCTGTGCTTGATAAGAAGCTTCCCATTTTTACGATATCTGGAAATTCAG ATGGAGTCCAATATTGATCACACTATGTCGGCTCTAGACTGTCTTGAAGTGGAAGCTTTTTCGGATGTGATATTCCAGCACCTAACAGAAGTCAAGTTAATAGAAGCTAATGGCAGTCTGCGGGAGATGCAAATTATCAAGCTTCTGTTAGCCAAGTCTCCGGTGCTCGTGAGAATGTTAATCAAGCCCCACAGTTCATTGAAAAAATCTGCAGTATTCATTAGACTTGCTGAGCTAACAGAATTTGAGCCTGCATCACCTGAAGCAGAAGTTATCTTTAAACTAGGATAA